CACCCAAATAAGTGGTTTTTTATTTTTTGGGATAAACTCGGTAATTTGCCCGCCTTGCAAAAATATTTTTGCATCACATTTTGAGCTCGCTACTTTAATAAACTCAAGGCCAGTTTCGCTTTGTTCAATACTAACAGATGGCGATAATTTCATGTTTTTCCCTACAATGCTGATATTAAAGATTTTTAACATGTACATATAAACAATAATGCATGTGCAAAGTATACGCTATACTCTTTCAAGGGTGCATAATTTGTTCATTGCCTATTAATACATACACAGCTAACTTACAAATTATTACTAATTAGCAACAGCTGTTATGAATAATACTAAAGTCTATATCATAAGACTTGCCAATTATTCACAACATACGTAGTGTGCGCACCTTAATGCAAACAATATGCTAAAAACATTTAATAATTTTTAAACAAACTTAAAGTATTTTAGTTTCTGCTCAAACTATTAAAAACCAATAAATACGGGCAAAAGCGTAATATATTATTTGAATTCAATTTATTTGATGTGTAACATTTCGCGATTACGGCACACCTTTCGCCCATCGACGAGATAAGCAAATGCAAAAATATGACGAATTATTGGTTTCTTTACGTAAAGTAATCCGCGCGATTGACTTACATTCTAAGCAACTAAATAAAACATCGGGTTTAACTGGCCCACAATTGCTTATAATGCAAGAAGTTGCGCAAACCGATGGCATTACGGCGAGTCGTATTGCTCAAAATGTTAATTTAAGTCCGGCTACTGTGACTAATATTCTCGACAGAATAGAAAGCAGAAACCTTGTAACACGCGTTCGCAGTCAAATGGATAAACGCCGAGTGAGCCTATACCTCACCGAGCAGGGAAAAGAGTTACTAGAAAAAGCACCACAACCATTGCAAGAGCACTTTATTGAGAAGTTTTCTGCACTTGCTGAATGGGAGCAAAGTTTACTGCTCTCATCTATGCAGCGAGTAGCCGCAATGATGGATGCTGATAAGTTAGATGCATCACCTCTGTTAGAGGTAGGCGCGTTAACTCAAACACCGAATAAATAAAAAAAATAAAAAAATAAAATTTTAGTTCGTTCTTACATCATTCGTAAGGGGCTTTCGGGCACCTTGAATTTTTTATTTTTTAATCACAATCTGAGCATCAACAATGACTAAACTCTCAAAATTAACACTAGCACTTATGCTTGGCGGTGCAGCAAGCACTTCTCACGCAGCAGATCTTGACACCCTGCAAAACCAACTAAAGCAGCTTAAGCAGCAAATGCAAATGCTTGAGCAACAGCTTGCTGATGAAAAATCAAAGCAAAAGCAAATTAATCAAAAGCACGAGCAGCAAGTTGCTCAAATTAGTAAAAAGGCCGATAACAAAGAAGTAGTTGTTGCTGCAGCAGAAGCGCCAAAAGAAGACGAAGGCATTAAAATTGGTGGTGCAGTACGCTTTAACTACAGCACCAATACCTACGATGAAGACACGCAAGACCGTGGCGGCGATTTAGACTTTGAAGTATTTCGCATTAACTTATCAGGCGAAATTAGCGACATTTCTGTAAATGGTGATTTTCGTTTTTACGATTACATGACCATAGTTAAGTACGCATACTTAGGCTACGAATTTACAGATGGCTGGGAAGCACAAGCCGGTATTGCACCTGTACCATTTGGTAACGGCCCATACAACTCACACAGCTACTTTTTTAGCACCAACTACTACGTAGGCCTTGAAGACGACTTCGATTTAGGTGTAACAGTAAACCGTAAACTTAAAGACAACTGGAAGCTAGACCTAGGCTTTTTCAAAAATGATGAAGTAGGCGGCGTTGATGGCAGCTCAGAAGTTAACGAACGTTACTCTTACGACATAGTTGGTAGCCGTGCAACAACCGAAGATACATACGACGCACCAGGTTCTCGCCTTGGTGAGTACAACACATTTGCTGGTCGTACAGTGTATCAAATCGAGCACAGCGAAAACGCTAAAACAGACGTGGGTGTATCACTATTAAGCGGTGGCCTACACGACGGTAATGACCGTGCGGGTAACTACGGCGCATGGGCGTTTCATGTAAATAGCCAAATTAACAACTGGAACATTCAATTTCAGCATGGTGAGTACGACTACGACCTAGACGATAACAGCAACCGCTTTGTTGTGGGCGCATTCGATTACTACGATACCGTATCAAGCGAAGCAACTATGACTAACTTTAACGTAGCATACGACCTATCACTTGATTGGGGCCCAGTAACTGGCGTGCAATTTTATAACGACTACGGCATTATTTACGACAAATCTGACGACAGCCCTAACACATGGATGAACGTAACAGGCATGAGCGTATCAGCAGGCCCATTATTTACCTACTTTGACTTTATTCAAGCACGTAACCAGCCATTTATTGGAGGCTCAATTGCGGATGATGGCGACACCGAACGTCGCTTTAACATTAACGTAGGTTACTACTTCTAAGCAGTTATACGTTTTTAATTTTTAAAAGGGCAAACTTAGTTTGCCCTTTTTTATTAATTTATCCTTTCGAACTTGGTGTTATTTGGCCTACAATTCAAAGTATCTGCCATTTTTAAAAAGAGCCTAAGTGAATATAAAAGCAGTATTTATTGGCTATAAAAATATGTGGTTTAAGGCTTTAGGCCTTATGCTTGTAGCGCTTGGCATTATTGGAATTGTGCTGCCGGTTATGCCTACCACCATATTTTTTATACTTGCGCTCACGTGTTTCACACGCTCATCTCCTGCGCTTGAGCACTGGCTACTTAACCACCCCCGCTATGGCGTTACCTTAAAGCAATGGCAAGCGCACAAAGTAGTACCTGTAAAAGCAAAATGTTACGCCGCCATAGGCATGCTAATTGGTTTTATATTTTTACTGTATTCAAGCGCCCCCATTTGGGTAGCTTATATGGTCGCTATGATTGAAATAGCCGTTATGGTGTATTTAATTAAACGCCCCTCTACCCCTCCGCATTGTTAATTTACACGCTAAGTGAATAAAAGTTATGTAAAGATAAGTAAGATTATTTGTAATGCTTAATGCAAATGATTATCATGTATTAACTTTAATTAATTAATATCACTTATGCCGTTTATAAATAAGCGTGCTTTGTATAGCACAAGCCGCGCACTACATATTTACATATCTACCGCTTTATTCTTTTTACTTATTTTATTTTGCGTTAGTGGCATAGTTTTAAACCATATTGACTGGCTTAAAAACGATAAAAACAACGGCCAAGTAACTGCAACTATTCCAGCAGAATTAGTCACTAAAGCGAATGCGCAGCTAGATACCCTGCCAACGCTTTACCCAGAAATAGAAGCCTTTCTTGCCAAGCAATACTCTTTAACCAAAATAAAAAGCATTGAGTGGGAAAAAGAAGACGCACTCGTGATGATTGACTACCCACTGCCAGCGGGTTTTGCCTACGCAGAACTTGATTTTACAACTGGCGAGCTAAACCTAGATTACCAAACCGGCGGCTTTTTAAGCCTTATTGGCGACTTACATAAAGGTCGCTACACCGGTGAAGTATGGAGCTGGGTAATTGATATTTCAGCGGTGTTGATGATTATTTTTGCCATCACCGGAATGATAATTTTATTTCAAAACAGAAAAAAACGTAACCTTGGCGTATTGATAACACTACTCGGCGTAGCCACGCCGTTGGTTATTTATTTATGTTGGGTGCCACAAATTAAAGGAGTGTCTTAATGTTAAAAGTAAGTACTGTAATAAGCGCAGCGTTATTAATGGTTGCCGCTTTATTTCAAACAACGGCGCAGGCACAAGCGCCCCAGCTAGAAATTGAATTTACCCAAGCCGATCTTAACGTACAACCGTATCATCGCCCGTACGTAGCAATATGGCTAGAAACCCCAGAGCGCAAACATGTAACAACGCTTGCGCTATGGGTACAAAAAGCCGAATGGTTTAAAGACCTACGCCAGTGGTGGCGTAAAGCAGGTAAAACCGACATTAATTTTGACGGCATTAGCGGCGCTACAAAACGCGCAGGTACCTACACCATAAAATGGCAAGGTAAAGATTTAGACGGCAATGCCGTAGCGCCAGGTAAATACCTTTTAAATATTGAAGTTGTTCGTGAAGAAGGTGGCCGTGATTACAGCCGCGTTGAGCTTGATTTAACAAAAGCAGGCAAAGTAACAATTGAAGGTAAAAAAGAATTCTCGACAAGTTTTGTCACCGTAAGCACTAAGTAACCCTAAGTTTGTATAAGTAAAATCACTTATTAAATGTATTAAACAAAGGAAATATAATGAAAACTAGTTTATTAAAAACCGCATTAATTGGCGCACTTAGCTTATCGGCGCTGGTATCTACATCGGCAAGCGCACATGGCCGCTGGTTATTACCTTCGCACACGTCGCTTTCTGGCGATAAAGCGCATTACGTAATGATTGATGCAAGCATCTCAAACGAAATGTTTGCACCAGATAAAGCCTTTAAGCCAAAAGAAAAAGGCGCAGAGTACGACGACACATTATTAATGGCACTTGCACCAAACGGTGAAAAAGTATCTGAAACCATTCGTGCGTATTACCTAAAGCGTAAAAGCTCAGCAGCAGTAAGCCTTAAAGAAGAAGGTACTTACCACATTGCTATGACGCAAAAGCCAATGTATATGACCTTCTACAAAAACGAAGAAGGTAAGCGCAAACGTGTATTTGGTAAAAAAACAGATGCTAAATTACCAAGCAATGCAAAAGATGTACGTACCACTAAAGTAATTTCAACTGTAGATACGTTTGTAAGCCGTAATGGTACATCTAAACCAGCACAACTTGGTTTAGGCCTTGAGCTTAGCGGCCCTACGCATCCAAATGACTTATTTGTAGGCGAACAAGCTCGTTTCCAACTTCTACAAGATGGCAAACCAGCAGGCGAAGGCATTGAAGTAAGCGTACTTAAAGGCGACACACGCTACCGTAACGAGCGTGGCGAAGTAAAAGTAACTACCGATAAAAATGGCATGTTCACAACTACGTGGAAAGAGCCTGGCCTATACCTAATCGAAACCTCTAACAAAGTTAAAGTAAACGAAGAGGGCGTAGACGCAGGTCGTTATGCTTTATTTACAACACTTGAAGTTGCGCCTGAATAATTTTATTCACGTAATTTAGTATTTTATAAAGGCTGAGCACTTGCTTGGCCTTTTTACTTTTTAATAACTTTTATCCACGCTCCCCTTGAATTCGCAACCATTCGACACAAGATTGCAACGGCAGCGATCTAAACTTCTATACTTAACGTAATCACTGCTCTTACTTATTAACAAGTTTGAATAAGTTAGATAGTTTTCATCTTTGCACTAGGGTAGCCGCTTCTATATTATGCGCTCCTTCTAAAAATCAATAGTCAGCAGCCCTTAAGGGAATCAACATCATGTTAAAGCAATTATCAGCCAAAAAAGTAGCACTTAGTCTGGCCGTTACCTCTGCGCTTAGCGCGTCTTATTCACCAGCGTTTGCTGCTGAGCAAGACACACAAGCTCAAGAAAGTATTGAAGTCATTTCGGTTACCGGTACACGTAGAAGTTTACGTAGTATTGCCGAAAGTACCGTACCTGTAGACATTATTACCAGTGGTGATATGCAAAGTACGGGTCAGCTAGAAATTAGCCAAATACTGGCAAACCAAGTACCTAGCTTTAACTACCCAAGCGCTACAATGGGTGATGGTACTGACCACGCTAAACCTGCTGTTTTACGTGGTTTAGCACCCGATCACACCCTAGTGCTTATTAATGGCAAACGCCGCCATGCAGGCGCGCTATTAAACTTAGCGGGTGTTGTTGGCCGAGGCTCTACTGCTGTTGACTTAAACATGATCCCAACCTCAGCGATTAAACGTGTAGAAGTACTACGTGACGGTGCTGCAGCGCAGTACGGCTCAGACGCTATAGCAGGTGTAATTAACATTGTACTTAAAGATGCCTCAGAAGGCGGCAGCGTAAGCGTAACGTACGGCGAGTACGACACGCAAATGGCAGGTGTTCCTCAGCTAGAAAGCACCTACGCAGATGCAAACGGTAATCTGGCATTTAATACTGGCGCCGACCGCGAAGTAAACGACGGTGCAACACGCACAATTAGCGCAAACTCAGGATTTGAGCTTTTAGATAACGGCTTTGTAAACGTATCTATTGAATACCGCGATAACGACTCAACGCAGCGCTCAGGCTTTGACCCACGCGAGCAATACGACCGCTTAGAAGATGGCAGCC
The sequence above is drawn from the Pseudoalteromonas espejiana DSM 9414 genome and encodes:
- a CDS encoding DUF2271 domain-containing protein, whose protein sequence is MLKVSTVISAALLMVAALFQTTAQAQAPQLEIEFTQADLNVQPYHRPYVAIWLETPERKHVTTLALWVQKAEWFKDLRQWWRKAGKTDINFDGISGATKRAGTYTIKWQGKDLDGNAVAPGKYLLNIEVVREEGGRDYSRVELDLTKAGKVTIEGKKEFSTSFVTVSTK
- a CDS encoding PepSY-associated TM helix domain-containing protein, whose protein sequence is MPFINKRALYSTSRALHIYISTALFFLLILFCVSGIVLNHIDWLKNDKNNGQVTATIPAELVTKANAQLDTLPTLYPEIEAFLAKQYSLTKIKSIEWEKEDALVMIDYPLPAGFAYAELDFTTGELNLDYQTGGFLSLIGDLHKGRYTGEVWSWVIDISAVLMIIFAITGMIILFQNRKKRNLGVLITLLGVATPLVIYLCWVPQIKGVS
- a CDS encoding YbaN family protein encodes the protein MNIKAVFIGYKNMWFKALGLMLVALGIIGIVLPVMPTTIFFILALTCFTRSSPALEHWLLNHPRYGVTLKQWQAHKVVPVKAKCYAAIGMLIGFIFLLYSSAPIWVAYMVAMIEIAVMVYLIKRPSTPPHC
- a CDS encoding DUF4198 domain-containing protein, translating into MKTSLLKTALIGALSLSALVSTSASAHGRWLLPSHTSLSGDKAHYVMIDASISNEMFAPDKAFKPKEKGAEYDDTLLMALAPNGEKVSETIRAYYLKRKSSAAVSLKEEGTYHIAMTQKPMYMTFYKNEEGKRKRVFGKKTDAKLPSNAKDVRTTKVISTVDTFVSRNGTSKPAQLGLGLELSGPTHPNDLFVGEQARFQLLQDGKPAGEGIEVSVLKGDTRYRNERGEVKVTTDKNGMFTTTWKEPGLYLIETSNKVKVNEEGVDAGRYALFTTLEVAPE
- a CDS encoding MarR family winged helix-turn-helix transcriptional regulator, encoding MQKYDELLVSLRKVIRAIDLHSKQLNKTSGLTGPQLLIMQEVAQTDGITASRIAQNVNLSPATVTNILDRIESRNLVTRVRSQMDKRRVSLYLTEQGKELLEKAPQPLQEHFIEKFSALAEWEQSLLLSSMQRVAAMMDADKLDASPLLEVGALTQTPNK